ACATGCGAATTGCAGAGGTGCGAAACGCAGACCCCACCGGGGCAGTTGGCGTTCGTGCTGCACGTCAGACCCGAGAAGGTTCCCCCGGAGCACGTCTTGCCGCAGTTGGCGTCCATGCTGCAGCTCTGGCCCGCGTTGGGCCCGCTGCCGCACGACCTGCCGCAGTTGGCGTCGGTGTTACAGCCCAGTCCCGCGAAGGAGCCGCCCGAACACGTCTTCCCGCAGCTGGCGTCGATGATACAGCTCTGGCCCGCGAACGTCCCCCCGGAGCAAAGCTTGACACAGGCCTGCGCGGACACCGTGCCATCCGTGTTCGAGGACTCCGCCGAATCACACGCACCCTCCGCGAGCACCTCCTCATGCGTGGACGGCGACTGGGTATCCTCGGACCGCACGGTCTCCGGCGACCCGCACCCAATCAAAGACAGCACCAGCGATGCAGCGAAAATGAATCTCATGAGTCTCCCCAAAGGCTCAGCATTTCACTCCGCGTGACCCTACGGGACGATGCTGTGCCATTGCAAGACGCTTTTCAGGCAGGCAGCTCCAGGGAGTGATGCACAAGCATTGTTGAGGATGGCTCGGTTTGGATTCAGGTCTTCATCTTCAGCCGGGTCTCGTGCACGGCGTCACCCACGGCGCCGGGCTTGCCCTGCTCGGCGGCGCGCAGTAGGCGGAGGATGCCGGGGCCCAGGACGTCAATCTCGGTGGACGCGTACGTCTCCGTGCCGAAGCGCCGGATGGTCTCCGTCTGCGTCTTCAGGATGCGCACGTCCTGGTTGAAGATGTGGAGTGCCACCGGCATGGCCACGGGCAGCACGGCGCGCAGGAGCCAGCGCGGCAGCGGCAGCCGGAACGTCACCACCGCGTACACCATCGTGTCCCACTCCGACACGGGCGTCATCGCCGAGGTGACGATGATGTGGCTCCCCTCGCCGATGCGGTACTCCACCTGGGCAATCGACGGCATCAGGAAGCGGTCGAAGTGCTGCACCACGCCGCCGCCCGGGGCCAGGAGCCGCCCCACGACGCCACTGGGACGCGGCTCGCCGATGTACTCGGCCTCCACCCGGTCCGCGCTGCGCCGCACCACCACGTCGATCTCGTTGCGCTTCTCCTCCGTGCGGAACAAGCCCCCGTGCAGGTACGCCGTGTGCGGCACGTCGAGCGTGTTCTCCAGCGTCGCGTGCAGCGAGCCCGGCGCGCGCAGGATGCGGCGCACCGTGGTGTAGTCCCCCGCCTCCAACAGCGGGAAGCGGTACGGCTCCGTCGTGGGCACCGCGCCCGGCGTCGAGTAGACCCAGATGAACCCATCCTGCTCCCGCGTCGCGTACGACGTCGCGCAGCGGGAGCGGGCCTCCGGCTCACCCATGAACCCGGGGATGGCGCGGCACTGCCCCCCCGTGTCGAACTTCCAACCGTGGTAACCGCACTGGAGCTGCCCCCCCTTCACGCGCCCCAGCGACAGCGGGACGTTGCGGTGCGGGCAGCGGTCCACCAGCGCGCCGGGCTTGCCGCCCTCGCCCCGGAAGAGCACCAGCGGCGTGCCCTGGAGCGTGCGCGCCAGCGGCTTGTCCCCCAGCTCTCGCGATGAACAGAGGATGAACCACGCATTCGGCAGGTTGACGACGGAGACGTGACCGGCGGGCGGGCTCATACGACGCAGTCTAATGGCCCGCACGGCCGGTGCACGTCTTCCCGTGCAGGCCCGCGCCTCCCGTCGGGGGGCGAGCAGTCGCCCTCCCCGGGAGCGCGGCCCCGGACCTACAGCTTCAGCCGCCGCAGCCTCAGCGCGTTGGCGATGACCGACACCGAGGACAAGCTCATCGCCGCGCTGGCGAAGATGGGGCTGAGCAGCAGGCCGAAGAAGGGGTACAGCACCCCCGCCGCCAGGGGGACTCCCAGGAGGTTGTAGATGAAGGCGAAGAAGAGGTTCTGCCGGATGTTGCGCAGCGCCCCCTGACTCAGCCGCCGCGCCCGGACGATACCCCTCAGGTCCCCCTTCACCAGGGTGACGCCCGCGCTCTCCATCGCGATGTCCGTCCCCGTCCCCATCGCGATGCCCACATCCGCCTGGGCCAGCGCTGGCGCGTCGTTGACCCCATCCCCCGCCATCGCCACCACGCGGCCCTCCTGCTGCAGCCGCTTCACCACGTCCCCCTTCCCCTCCGGCAACACCCCCGCGATGACCTCCGAGATGCCCAGCCTGCGCGCCACCGCCTCCGCCGTCGTCTGACTGTCCCCCGTCAACATCACCACGCGCAGGCCCTCCTGACGCAGCAGCGACAGCGCCTCCGGCGTCGACTCCTTCACCGGGTCCTCCACCCCGAGCAGCCCCGCCACGCGGCCCGACACCGCCACCAGCACCACCGTCTGCCCCTCCTGACGCAGCGACTCGGCCCGCGCCGTCAGCGCCGTGGCCTCCACGCCGCGCGCCGACATCAGCGCCGCGTTGCCCAGCGCCACCTCCACGCCGTCCACCCGCCCCACCACGCCCTTGCCCGTCTCCGAGCGGAAGTCCTCCACCGCCGTCAGCACCGCTCCGCGCGCCTGCGCGCCCGAGACAATCGCCTCCGCCAGCGGATGCTCGCTGCCCCGCTCCAGGCTCGCGGCGAGTCGGAGCAGCGTCGCCTCGTCGATGCCCTCCGAGGCCACCACCGACACCAGCCTCGGCTTGCCCTCGGTGAGCGTGCCCGTCTTGTCCACCACCAGCGTGTCCACCGCCTCCAGTCGCTCCAGCGCCGCCGCGTCACGGATGAGGACCCCCGCCTGCGCGCCCCGCCCCGTCCCCACCATGATGGACATGGGCGTGGCCAGCCCCAGCGCGCACGGGCACGCGATGATGAGCACCGCCACCGCGTTCACCAGCGCGTGCGCCAGCCGGGGCTCCGGCCCCCACACCGCCCACACCACCGCCGTCACCACCGCCACCGCGATGACCACCGGCACGAAGATGGCGGCCACCTTGTCCGCGAGCCGCTGGATGGGCGCTCGCGTGCGCTGCGCCTCGCTCACCCGCTGCACGATGCGCGACAGCAGCGTGTCCTTGCCCACGCGCTCGGCCTTCATCACCAGCGAGCCCGTCCCGTTCACCGTCCCGCCCGTCACCTTCTCCCCGCGCGACTTCTCCACCGGCAGCGACTCGCCCGTCACCATCGACTCGTCCACCGCGCTGGCGCCCTCCAGCACCTCGCCGTCCACCGGCACCTTCTCACCGGGCCGCACCCGCAGGCGGTCACCGGGGTGCACGTGCGCGAGCGGCACGTCCTCCTCGTGCCCGTCCTCGCGAATCCGCCGCGCCACCGGAGGCGCCAGGCTCAACAGCGAGCGCAGCGCACCCGACGTCGCGTGACGCGCCCGCAGCTCCAGCACCTGCCCCAGCGCCACCAGGGTGACGATGACGGCGGCGGCCTCGAAGTACAGCGGCGCGGTGCCTCCGTGTCCCGTGCGCAGCCCGTGGGGCAGCAGGTCCGGGAAGAGCGTGGCGAAGACGCTGAAGACATACGCCGCGCCCGTGCCCAGGGCGATGAGCGTGAACATGTTCAGGTGCCGGTTCTTCACCGATGCCCAACCGCGCTGGAAGAAGGGCCAGCCGCCCCACAGCACCACCGGCGTGGCCAGCACGAGCTGCGCCCACGCGAGCACCGACGCGGGCACCGCGTGCTGCACGGGCTGCCCCGGAATCATGTCCGACATCGCCAGCACCAGGAGCGGCACCGTGAGCCCCATGCCCACGAGGAAGCGCCGCCACATGGACGTCAGCTCCGGGTCCGGCGTGTCCTCGGGCAGCACCGTGCGCGGCTCCAGCGCCATGCCGCAGATGGGGCAGCTCCCCGGTCCCTCGCGCACCACCTCCGGATGCATGGGGCACACGTACTCGACGCGCGTCTCGGGGAGCGCGAGCGTCTCCGGCTCCAGCGCCATGCCGCACTTCGGGCAGGCCCCCGGGTGGTCCTGACGCACCTCCGGGTCCATGGGGCACACGTACATCGTCCCCGGCGCGGCGGGAGGCGGCGGCTCGGGCGCGTCCGCGGGTGGCGCGAGATAGCGCGCCGGGTCCGCGCGGAAGCGCTCACGGCACTTCGGGTTGCAGAAATGGAAGGTCCGCCCCTCGTGCTCCAGGCTGCCGCCCTTGGGAGCGCTCGGGTCCACCCTCATCCCGCAGACCGGGTCGATGGCGTGCGCCCCCTCGCTCGGGGGAGGAGGGGTCGAGGGGTGCGGGTGGGAGTGGGAGCCCGGGTGGGAGTGGCGATGCATGGTGCGTCTCCTTTCCCCCGGGCCAACGAGACACCCGGCGGACTCTTACAGGTCATCTCCATGAACATCGCGGTCCATGGAGACGACTGCCGCCGGGCGAGCAGGCGCACCTAGAGGTTGGGGAGCCCCACGCCCTGGGTCCGCAGGGCCCAGTCCACCGCGGAGTCGCTGTCCTCCACCCGGACCCGGGTCAGGGACTGCGTCGCGCCCCCGGTGCCGAAGAGCGGCCCGATGTTGGCGCTGATATCCCAGAGCCTGGGGGAGGACGCGGAGGTGCACCGTACCCCTCCACACGAGGCGGGCAGCCAGCCCTGCTCGTCCTGGAGCGCGTGGGCCTCGGCCTCGAAGCCCACCCGGCTGAAGCCAGGGCGGTGGAGGATGAGACCGTCCTGGAGGTTTCCGAACGAGTCCGTCAGCCGCAGCACCGCCTCCTCACCCTCCACGGTGAACTCGTTCGAGCCTCGCACATCCCATGCGGAGTCATGGGCGAGCGCATGGGTGCTGCTGGGTACCTCGTCCTTGCGGCTCACCTCGGAGCGGGGCAGCAGCTTGGGGTAGAACCCCTCCTCGACGAGGTGCACGACGACGATGTCCCCCACCGCCACGTCCACGTCGGGGAGCGTGGCGACGGGGGTCGCCACGTGGCCCTTCCACAACGCGAGGTTCGTCATGGGGCCTGCCTGGAGGACCTCCAGCTCCACGCGGGCCACCGCGCCACTCGACCTGCTGGGGTCTATCTCCGACAGACGCAGCCGCGCCGGCGTGGCGTAACCCCGGAAGGCGTAGGTATTGGACGGCGAGCGCACAGGAGCCCCCAGCCGGTCCGTCAGCGTCTCGGAGACCGTCACGCGGTAGTGCCCACGAGACGCCTGGGTCGACGTCTGGAGCCGGACCTCCATCGGGCCATGGAGCGTCGCGCCGGTGACGAGCAGGCCCGGGATGGAGAACTGGCCGCCGGCGCTGTCCAGGCTGCTCGCATCGATGCGCCGGTCGAAGCGCACCTGGACCTGTGAGCCATCCAGCGCCTGGGCGAACAGCACGCGAGGCAGGGGGCACACCACCGAGTCCAGCAGCTCCCACTTCCACACGGTGAGGTAGGCGGCGCCAGACCGCCACAGCGGCGTGGTGATGGACACCGTGCAGCCCGGGGTCAGCTCGGGGCCCAGCGCCAGCTCCGGCATCCGCAGCTTCTGGGAGTAGCTGCTGGTGGAGCTCGAGGGGACCCCCGAGGTCACCAGGCGCGTCGAGGAGAAGCCGGTCCCCACGCCGTCGCTGGCGAACGCCTCGATGAGCTGTCCGCGGATGGAGACGAGCTCTGCTTCATACGAATCACTGTTCGATGGCAGGTTGATGCCGCTCACCTCCTGCGCCAGCACCTTCATGGGATACCCGCTCCCGAGCACCGCGAAGCTCGCGACGTCGATGGTCGCGATGTCCATCGTTCCCAAGCGCACCTGGGTCACCAGGACGCGCACCCGGTCTCCCGCCACGGGGGCGGGGGCGAGCGACGCCAGGGGCACCTCCACGAACACTGCGGGCCCCACCTTCTCGGCCTGGAGGAAGAAGCCCTCGGGCTCCAGCCGCGTCGTCCCGACGGCCGGCTTGACGTAGGTGATGAAGGCCCCGTCGACGAGCCGGGGCTGGCCGGCGCTCGGGGGCGACGTCCGCAGGGAGGCCAGCTGGGCCGAGGCCAGGGTGCTCGCGTCCAGGTTGTAGGTCTCCCGGCGCGTGGCCTCCACGTTGCCCGCCTCGTCCACCGACGCGAAGCGCACCGTGGTGGTCTGCCCCACGGGGATGGGCCCCACGTAGTACGGCGAGCTGCTCGTGGGCTCGGTGCCGTCGACCGTGTAGCGCGTCTCGGCGCACCCGCTCCCGACATCCTGACAGGCGAGGCGCACGAAGAGGGGGCCCTCGAAGGTGCCCCCCGGCGGCTCGACCTGGGTCTTCGGGACGTCCATGTCGAAGACGTACTCCGCCTGACGCGGCGCCTCCCATTGGCCCAGGGCATCCACGGAGCGGAAGCGCAGGCGCGTGGTGGTGGCGAGGGAGATGGGCCCCGAATACGTGAAGCCGTTGCTCTCGGTGGGTTCGCTGCCGTCGAGCGTGTAGCGGGTGCTCGAACAACCGATGCCCTCGCCATCGCCGCAGACGAGCGTCACGGGCTGCGCCTCACGGAACAGACCGCCCGCGGGGCTGGCCACGGTGGTGGGCGCCGTCGTGTCCAGCCTGAAGACATACTGCTCGAGCATGAACTCGCTGGAGTTGTCCGCGCCATCCACCGCGAAGAACCTCAACATCGTGTCCTTCGACAGGTCGAGGGGCCGCGTGTAGCGCGGGGAGAAACTGTGCGGCCAGGAGCCGTCCACCGTGTAGTAGATGTGAGCGCAGTCCGAGCCCCCCGTGTCCTCGCACGTCAGCGTCACCGTCTGGGGGGTGAAGAAGGTTCCGCCCCGGGGCGCCACGGAGACCGTCGGCTTCGTCCGGTCGATGAGGAACGTCACCATCTGCACGGGGCCCGCGTGGCCCACCGCGTCCACCGAGTAGAACCTCAACACCCCGCTCGACACCACCGCGGTCTGCCCCGTGACTCGCTGGTACGGGGGCACGGGCGCGCTCGCGTCGGCCGCGAACGAGACGTAGGTGGAAGCACAGCCCGAGCCCTCACTGCCATCATTGCAGTACAGGTACACCGTCGTGCCGCCATTGAACGTCCCTCCCGCGGGGCTCGCCTGGGTGACGGGCGGCGCGGTGTCGACGACGAAGGGGAAGGACAAGGGGGTCTCCTGATTCCCCGCGACGTCCACGGAGAAGAACCTCACGCGCGTCGGGGATTCGATGAGGAGCGGGCGTTCATAGACGGGGGAGCTCGTCGTCGGCGCCGTCCCGTCCCGCGTGTAGTGGATTCGAGCGCAGCCGCCGCCGCCCGTGTCACTGCACGAGAGCGTGACGTGGATGGGCTCACCGTAGGAGCCCCACGGCGGTGACGCCGTCGTGACAGGGGGCTTCGTGTCCACGACGAACTGCTCATCCCCTGGCTTGGACAGGTGGCCCGCCCGGTCCACGGCGAGGAAGCGCACCCGCAGGGTCCCGGACCCCGGCAGCGACAGCGGCGAGGAGTAGCGGAGGGATGCGGTCGAAGGCGCGGAGCCATCCCGCGTGAAGTAGATGGCGACACAGCCGGAGCCGGCGCCGTCATCACAGCTCAGCGTGACGGTGCGGTCGTTGCCATACGCACCCGAGCGAGGGGTCGAGGACACCGTGGGCGGCTGCGCATCAATCACATACTCCGCCGAGCGGGCCTCCTCGGCGTTGCCCGCGCGGTCCACGGAGAGGACCCGCAGCCTCGCGGTGGTCTCGAGGCGCAAGGCCGCCGTGTACCGGGGCGAGCTCGCCGTCGGAGCGCTGCCATCCAGCGTGTAGTAGGTGGCCTCGCAGCCCACTCCGGAGCCGTCGTCACAGGTGAGCACCACCGTGGTCGGCCCCTTGAAGAGCCCGCCCACGGGAGCGAAGGCCGTGGTGGGAGGCGTCGTGTCCGGCGTCGGTGGAGGCCCACCATCCGGACCCGCGTCCGGGCCTGCATCCAGGCCGCCACCCCCACCGCCATCCTCACGCCCTCCGCCACCAGGCCCACCTCCCCCACCTCCACAGGCGCTCACCACCATCAGCAGCGTGAGGACGCCAAGGAGCCGAGGGGCCCGGAACCGGGATGAATGCCGTGACATCGAAGCTCCTGAAGGAATGGGACCGCGCTCGAGGGCGAGCGCCGCGCGGGAGCTGGGACAGACAGACGCTCCGCGCGCAGTCCTAGCAGGCCCCCCTCGGGAGAGCCAAGACTTCACGGTTTGCCTTCAAGGACAGACTCCTTGCGCCTCCAAAGGCATCCCATCCACCCGCGAGCGCGGTACCGCGGCGAGCGCCCGGGGAGTCGAGCGCGTGCCGCGCCTGCCCTTCCGTGCCTACTTGGGTGGCGCGTTGTAGCCCGCGTCGCCGTAAGGCTTCAGGCGGTCCAGCCACAGGTGCTCCAGCACGCGCAGCTCCTCGTTGAGGTCCACGCCGGGCTCCTTGGGCGGCTCGAGCACGTCGAGCACCTCGAAGGTGAACTTCTCCGCGCCGTGGCGCTTCCAGTCCTCGAGCAGCGCGGGGATGCGCGGCATGTTCATGGTCAGCTCGAAGCGGATGCGGTTGAGCATGCCCGGGACGTTGAGTGACGAGCCCACCAGCACCTTGCCGTTGGCGTGGTTGCGCACGGCGAACACGCCCATCTCGGGAGGGTTCTCCTTGTACTCGCGCTTGAGGTCCGAGCGACGGGCCCGGCTTCCGTTGGCTTCAGGGGACGACATGGGCGACTTCCTCGTGGGGTGGGTGGGGATTTCGCGGCAGCGCTGGAGCAGGCGCTGCTCGAGCCGCGCGTGGGCGTGGACATCGCGAGGCGCGAGCCAGTCCGGCCCCGCGCGCGCCCAGTCCGGGTCCGCCGGGTCCAGACCGAGCAGGCCCAGCAGCCCAGGCTCGCAGATGAAGAACTGTTCGCGGTAGGGGAAGAGGTGGCCCCCGAACTCGCGCAGCGACGCGACGGCCTCCTCGTAGGTGGTGAACCAGCGGTTGAGGTATGTCCCGCCGGTGCGGGAGAGCAGTCGCTCGAAGTCGACCTGGGGCGCGTCGCGCGCCTCCAGCGCCTGCTTCAAGTCGCTCCAGGTGGCGTGGCCCTGCTCCCTCGCGATGACGGCGAGCGCGTGCTTGCGCTGGATGGCGTCACGGCGCGCGAGCACCTCGCCCAAAGACAGGCTGGCGAAGCCCGGCAGCACGCGCAGCCGCTCCGCCGCGCGCGAGGCCTTCGCGGTGTCGGACGCGACGAGCGCCTTGAGCAGGAGCGACGCGCGGACCTTGCACTCTTGGAGGGAGAGGGGCTCGGCGGTGTCTGCAACGGTTCCCATGAGAAGTCCCTGAACGGCGGCCCCACCCGTGTCATGGGCCGTGGAAGGAACTCATCGGAAACTGTCGGACCTGCCGGATGAAGCGAGGGTGACGTCGTCTTTTCGGGCAGGCGCCCCTCGGCACCTGCGAAAGAGTTAACGGCGCACCCGCGACTTCGGCAAGCGCTTTCTCGCCGGGCCCGAGCGCCCCGCCCGCCGCCTGCTCAGGAGCGCGCCTTGCACGAACAGTCCAGGCAGCCGTGGGAGGCGCAGGTGCCGCAGCTGCGCTCGAGCTGCTTCTTGAGGGCCTGTCGCGCGCGGTGCAGGCGCACGCCCGCGTTGTTGGGGGTGATTCCCGCCTCCCACGCCACGTCCAGCACGGAGCGCTCCTCCAGGTCCACCTCGCGGACCATCTGGGCGTACTCGGGCTTGAGGGTGGGCAACAGCTCGCCCACGCACGCGCAGACGGCCTGCTTGAGCTCGGGGTCCTCGGAGGGCTCCTCGGCGCCGAGCGCCTCGCGTGCCAGCGCACGGCCCTCCACCTGCTGATGGCGGTAGTGGTCCACCAGCGCGTTGCGCAGCAGCCGGTAGAACCACGTCACCGCGCCCTCGTCGTCGTCGAGGACACGCTGGCTCTCCAGCGACTTCACGAAGGCGGACTGGAGAATCTCCTCCGCCGTCGCGCGGTTGCCCACGCGCCGCTCCACGAAGGCGAGGAACTGGCG
This genomic interval from Myxococcus guangdongensis contains the following:
- a CDS encoding aromatic ring-hydroxylating dioxygenase subunit alpha, with protein sequence MSPPAGHVSVVNLPNAWFILCSSRELGDKPLARTLQGTPLVLFRGEGGKPGALVDRCPHRNVPLSLGRVKGGQLQCGYHGWKFDTGGQCRAIPGFMGEPEARSRCATSYATREQDGFIWVYSTPGAVPTTEPYRFPLLEAGDYTTVRRILRAPGSLHATLENTLDVPHTAYLHGGLFRTEEKRNEIDVVVRRSADRVEAEYIGEPRPSGVVGRLLAPGGGVVQHFDRFLMPSIAQVEYRIGEGSHIIVTSAMTPVSEWDTMVYAVVTFRLPLPRWLLRAVLPVAMPVALHIFNQDVRILKTQTETIRRFGTETYASTEIDVLGPGILRLLRAAEQGKPGAVGDAVHETRLKMKT
- a CDS encoding heavy metal translocating P-type ATPase, coding for MHRHSHPGSHSHPHPSTPPPPSEGAHAIDPVCGMRVDPSAPKGGSLEHEGRTFHFCNPKCRERFRADPARYLAPPADAPEPPPPAAPGTMYVCPMDPEVRQDHPGACPKCGMALEPETLALPETRVEYVCPMHPEVVREGPGSCPICGMALEPRTVLPEDTPDPELTSMWRRFLVGMGLTVPLLVLAMSDMIPGQPVQHAVPASVLAWAQLVLATPVVLWGGWPFFQRGWASVKNRHLNMFTLIALGTGAAYVFSVFATLFPDLLPHGLRTGHGGTAPLYFEAAAVIVTLVALGQVLELRARHATSGALRSLLSLAPPVARRIREDGHEEDVPLAHVHPGDRLRVRPGEKVPVDGEVLEGASAVDESMVTGESLPVEKSRGEKVTGGTVNGTGSLVMKAERVGKDTLLSRIVQRVSEAQRTRAPIQRLADKVAAIFVPVVIAVAVVTAVVWAVWGPEPRLAHALVNAVAVLIIACPCALGLATPMSIMVGTGRGAQAGVLIRDAAALERLEAVDTLVVDKTGTLTEGKPRLVSVVASEGIDEATLLRLAASLERGSEHPLAEAIVSGAQARGAVLTAVEDFRSETGKGVVGRVDGVEVALGNAALMSARGVEATALTARAESLRQEGQTVVLVAVSGRVAGLLGVEDPVKESTPEALSLLRQEGLRVVMLTGDSQTTAEAVARRLGISEVIAGVLPEGKGDVVKRLQQEGRVVAMAGDGVNDAPALAQADVGIAMGTGTDIAMESAGVTLVKGDLRGIVRARRLSQGALRNIRQNLFFAFIYNLLGVPLAAGVLYPFFGLLLSPIFASAAMSLSSVSVIANALRLRRLKL
- a CDS encoding chitobiase/beta-hexosaminidase C-terminal domain-containing protein, whose amino-acid sequence is MSRHSSRFRAPRLLGVLTLLMVVSACGGGGGGPGGGGREDGGGGGGLDAGPDAGPDGGPPPTPDTTPPTTAFAPVGGLFKGPTTVVLTCDDGSGVGCEATYYTLDGSAPTASSPRYTAALRLETTARLRVLSVDRAGNAEEARSAEYVIDAQPPTVSSTPRSGAYGNDRTVTLSCDDGAGSGCVAIYFTRDGSAPSTASLRYSSPLSLPGSGTLRVRFLAVDRAGHLSKPGDEQFVVDTKPPVTTASPPWGSYGEPIHVTLSCSDTGGGGCARIHYTRDGTAPTTSSPVYERPLLIESPTRVRFFSVDVAGNQETPLSFPFVVDTAPPVTQASPAGGTFNGGTTVYLYCNDGSEGSGCASTYVSFAADASAPVPPYQRVTGQTAVVSSGVLRFYSVDAVGHAGPVQMVTFLIDRTKPTVSVAPRGGTFFTPQTVTLTCEDTGGSDCAHIYYTVDGSWPHSFSPRYTRPLDLSKDTMLRFFAVDGADNSSEFMLEQYVFRLDTTAPTTVASPAGGLFREAQPVTLVCGDGEGIGCSSTRYTLDGSEPTESNGFTYSGPISLATTTRLRFRSVDALGQWEAPRQAEYVFDMDVPKTQVEPPGGTFEGPLFVRLACQDVGSGCAETRYTVDGTEPTSSSPYYVGPIPVGQTTTVRFASVDEAGNVEATRRETYNLDASTLASAQLASLRTSPPSAGQPRLVDGAFITYVKPAVGTTRLEPEGFFLQAEKVGPAVFVEVPLASLAPAPVAGDRVRVLVTQVRLGTMDIATIDVASFAVLGSGYPMKVLAQEVSGINLPSNSDSYEAELVSIRGQLIEAFASDGVGTGFSSTRLVTSGVPSSSTSSYSQKLRMPELALGPELTPGCTVSITTPLWRSGAAYLTVWKWELLDSVVCPLPRVLFAQALDGSQVQVRFDRRIDASSLDSAGGQFSIPGLLVTGATLHGPMEVRLQTSTQASRGHYRVTVSETLTDRLGAPVRSPSNTYAFRGYATPARLRLSEIDPSRSSGAVARVELEVLQAGPMTNLALWKGHVATPVATLPDVDVAVGDIVVVHLVEEGFYPKLLPRSEVSRKDEVPSSTHALAHDSAWDVRGSNEFTVEGEEAVLRLTDSFGNLQDGLILHRPGFSRVGFEAEAHALQDEQGWLPASCGGVRCTSASSPRLWDISANIGPLFGTGGATQSLTRVRVEDSDSAVDWALRTQGVGLPNL
- a CDS encoding GIY-YIG nuclease family protein produces the protein MGTVADTAEPLSLQECKVRASLLLKALVASDTAKASRAAERLRVLPGFASLSLGEVLARRDAIQRKHALAVIAREQGHATWSDLKQALEARDAPQVDFERLLSRTGGTYLNRWFTTYEEAVASLREFGGHLFPYREQFFICEPGLLGLLGLDPADPDWARAGPDWLAPRDVHAHARLEQRLLQRCREIPTHPTRKSPMSSPEANGSRARRSDLKREYKENPPEMGVFAVRNHANGKVLVGSSLNVPGMLNRIRFELTMNMPRIPALLEDWKRHGAEKFTFEVLDVLEPPKEPGVDLNEELRVLEHLWLDRLKPYGDAGYNAPPK
- a CDS encoding RNA polymerase sigma factor: MREEGDAVTRALVENHRQFLAFVERRVGNRATAEEILQSAFVKSLESQRVLDDDEGAVTWFYRLLRNALVDHYRHQQVEGRALAREALGAEEPSEDPELKQAVCACVGELLPTLKPEYAQMVREVDLEERSVLDVAWEAGITPNNAGVRLHRARQALKKQLERSCGTCASHGCLDCSCKARS